The following is a genomic window from Verrucosispora sp. WMMD573.
GCACTCGTGACGCTACTTCAGGCTCGCGGTCTGGTGAAGTCGTACGGACCCACACCCGCACTGCGGGGCATCACCCTCGGCATCGACGAGGGGGAGATCGTCGCGGTGACCGGGCCGAGCGGCTGCGGCAAGTCCACCCTGCTGCACTGCCTCGCCGGCATCCTGCGGCCGGACGCCGGTGAGGTGAACTGGCGGGGGCACCGGCTGGACACCTGGTCCGAGGCGGCCCGGTCCCGGCTGCGGCGTACCGAATTCGGGGTGCTGTTCCAGTTCGGGCAGCTCGTCCCCGAGCTGACCGCGGCGGAGAACGTCGCCCTTCCGTTGTTGCTCGCCGGCACGGGGCGGCGAGCGGCACGGACAGCGGCGCTCACCTGGCTGGCACGGCTGGGTGTGGCGGAGTGCGCCGACGTGCGCCCCGGCGAGATGTCCGGCGGTCAGCAGC
Proteins encoded in this region:
- a CDS encoding ABC transporter ATP-binding protein, yielding MTLLQARGLVKSYGPTPALRGITLGIDEGEIVAVTGPSGCGKSTLLHCLAGILRPDAGEVNWRGHRLDTWSEAARSRLRRTEFGVLFQFGQLVPELTAAENVALPLLLAGTGRRAARTAALTWLARLGVAECADVRPGEMSGGQQQRCATARALVTEPRVLFADEPTGALDTLAGEQVLTQLVRLAREQHTSVVLVTHEPRIAAYADREVVLRDGVIDHTGLGLDAPLAGGSR